One Skermanella sp. TT6 genomic window, CGCCGCGCCATCGATACTCCACTCCTGAACCCTCTCGCCTCGCGATGCCCGCATGGCGGGAACTCGACCGTCGCCACGCCTGGAACAAAACAAGAACACACCAGGCGCGGGATAAGGTCAAGGCGGTGGAGGGAATTTCCTGCTCTTTAGGAGGAGGTAAGCGTGGGATCAGGCCGGCCGGTCGGCACCCGAAGCCGGGACGGGATCATGGCAACAGACGCAGATCTTGTTCCCGTCCGGGTCACGGAAATAGGCGCCGTAATAATCGGGATGATAATGGGGCCGGAGACCCGGCCTCCCCTCGTCCAGCCCTCCGGCGGCCATGGCGATGGCGTGACACCGATCGACGGCTTCCCGGCTCGGGGCGAGCAGAGCGACCATGTGCCCGTTGCCCGGCTCAGCCCGCTGCCCGTCATAGGGCGCGCCGATGACGAACAGCGGCCGCCCGCCCGCCTTCGGCATCCAGCCTGCCCAGGAATTCTCGGGCTCGCAGAACTTCAGCGGATATCCAAGTTCCGCCATGAGGGCGTCATAGAAGGTGAAGGCGCGCTGGAAATCGGTGATCCCGACATAGACATGGGACAGCATCGGCTTTTCCCCATCGGTTTGGTGATTGGACGGGAGACGGGAACCATGGTCCGCGCGACGGCCCAGGATCGACGCCCGACATGCCGGCATCCCGGATCTTACAGATCAGCATATGCCCGCCGATCCGCCTCCGAATTCCACTCGTGGAAGACATGGAAGGGATCATCGGCCTGTTGGGGGACGGCGCGCGTCAGGATCACGCGGCTTTGCTCGATGCGGTACGCGATCCTGTCACCCTCGCGCAGCCCGAGCGCGGTACGCACCCGCTTCGGAGTGGTCGTCTTTCCCTTGCGAGTGAGCTTGCTGGTAATCATCGGACCTCCGCGTGCAGGAGCGATCGACCTTGAGGTGGTTGCCGACCATCGGCAAGGCGGCGCGTAGCGGCAGAATACCCCATGCTCTTCGAGAATGGGTATGGGAGGATCGTGGAGAAGCCGGCCACCGGACATATGATGGCCGTGGCCGGCAACAGTGCCGAGTAGGTCCGGACCATCTTCCGGGCGATGCTCGTGGCCGGCGGCGGCTCGGTCAACCGGCTGCAATAGCCGGGGCGCCCGCTGGGTCCGAAACGAAACCCTCAGCCGCCGCCCAAGCAGGCGCCGGCATCATTACGCTTCCGGAACCATAGCCTGGACCGGCGTCCCCCGGCACCCCACATGCCTGTAATGAGAAACCTGATGATCGTGGCCGCCCTGCTGCTGCCCATCGGCACGGCGGCGGCCCAGGTGCCGGGGGAACGCAACGTCATTTCTCCCCACCGCACCCCTGTGCCGGGCGAACGTATCGATCCGTCCGACCGGGGACGGGCAGAGCTATACCGGGACCAGCTCCGCGGAAGCCAGGAAAGGCGCGAGCTGCTGGACCGGCAGGGCAAGGCGGATATCTTGGACCGGCGCGAACTGCTGGACCTGCGGGA contains:
- a CDS encoding VOC family protein, with amino-acid sequence MLSHVYVGITDFQRAFTFYDALMAELGYPLKFCEPENSWAGWMPKAGGRPLFVIGAPYDGQRAEPGNGHMVALLAPSREAVDRCHAIAMAAGGLDEGRPGLRPHYHPDYYGAYFRDPDGNKICVCCHDPVPASGADRPA
- a CDS encoding type II toxin-antitoxin system PrlF family antitoxin yields the protein MITSKLTRKGKTTTPKRVRTALGLREGDRIAYRIEQSRVILTRAVPQQADDPFHVFHEWNSEADRRAYADL